Proteins encoded together in one Planctomycetaceae bacterium window:
- a CDS encoding NAD-dependent protein deacylase — translation MFIESLSKSKYAVVLTGAGVSVASGIPDFRSTNGLFSKISQETFEIDFFNSQPEEYYKIAKQFIHPLADKTPNVTHQMLAKLETRGLLKAVITQNIDRLHQKAGSKNVVEFHGNVVTFSCTKCPQKYTRVQVDEKIDTAGVPKCDKCGSLIRPDIVFYGDMIPHNVLLASQDICSRCDLFIALGSSLVVNPAASLTESAFYNGAKVIIITKGTTPYDKIAHHKFDTDLEQFSSDVLNLL, via the coding sequence TTGTTTATCGAGAGTTTGAGCAAATCTAAATATGCTGTCGTGCTTACCGGCGCGGGAGTTTCGGTAGCGTCGGGAATACCGGATTTCAGAAGTACAAACGGACTGTTCAGCAAAATTTCACAGGAAACTTTCGAAATAGATTTCTTCAATAGTCAGCCGGAAGAATATTATAAAATCGCCAAACAGTTTATTCATCCGCTGGCTGACAAAACGCCAAATGTTACCCATCAAATGCTCGCGAAGCTTGAAACCCGGGGATTGTTAAAAGCTGTAATTACGCAGAACATTGATCGGCTGCATCAAAAGGCAGGCTCAAAAAATGTTGTGGAATTTCACGGCAATGTCGTAACTTTTAGCTGCACAAAATGTCCGCAAAAATACACAAGGGTACAAGTCGATGAAAAAATCGATACCGCCGGCGTGCCGAAATGCGATAAGTGCGGCTCTTTAATCAGGCCGGATATTGTTTTCTATGGTGATATGATACCGCATAATGTTCTTTTGGCTTCACAGGATATTTGCAGCAGGTGTGATTTGTTCATAGCTTTGGGTTCGTCTTTGGTCGTTAATCCTGCCGCGTCGTTGACCGAATCAGCCTTCTACAATGGCGCAAAAGTGATTATCATCACAAAAGGCACAACACCTTACGACAAAATCGCACATCATAAATTTGATACCGATTTGGAACAGTTTTCAAGCGATGTTTTAAATTTACTCTGA
- a CDS encoding GRP family sugar transporter — protein sequence MVVLESYPIAVLMCVICMLCWGSWANTQKLASKDWKFQLFYWDYAIGVLVLSLIMAFTMGSHGTKGANFLSNVAQATSKTIMLALIGGIVFNISNILLVRAIDVAGLAVAFPVGVGLALVIGVINNYITNPVGNAAMLFIGVAGVVAAIIIDGLAYKKLSSTGQKTATKGIVLSVLAGVLMGWFFWFVAQSMSSNFVTIEPGKFTPYSAVVFFSIGVLVSNFIWNTKPFTGSSIQMADYFKGSMKLHLIGILGGIIWNTGMSFSIIASGQAGFAISYGLGQGATLVAAFWGVFIWKEFKNAPKGVNPMLALMFLLYIVGLTMIIVARLA from the coding sequence ATGGTTGTACTCGAATCTTATCCAATTGCGGTGTTGATGTGTGTGATTTGTATGCTCTGCTGGGGGTCGTGGGCGAATACGCAGAAGCTGGCAAGCAAAGACTGGAAGTTCCAGTTGTTCTATTGGGATTATGCCATCGGCGTTTTGGTTCTCTCGCTGATTATGGCGTTCACGATGGGGTCGCACGGAACAAAAGGCGCAAACTTCTTGAGCAATGTCGCACAGGCAACTTCAAAAACCATAATGCTCGCGCTAATCGGCGGTATTGTATTTAACATTTCAAATATTCTGCTCGTTCGCGCAATTGACGTTGCGGGACTTGCGGTTGCATTTCCGGTCGGCGTAGGTTTGGCGCTGGTGATCGGCGTAATAAATAATTATATAACAAATCCGGTCGGCAACGCAGCGATGCTCTTTATAGGTGTTGCAGGCGTAGTAGCTGCAATCATTATCGACGGCCTTGCATATAAAAAGCTTTCCAGCACAGGCCAAAAAACAGCGACAAAAGGAATCGTGCTTTCTGTTCTTGCCGGCGTTTTGATGGGCTGGTTCTTCTGGTTTGTGGCACAATCGATGTCGAGTAACTTCGTAACAATTGAACCGGGCAAATTCACGCCATACAGCGCAGTTGTTTTCTTCTCAATCGGTGTGCTCGTATCAAATTTCATCTGGAACACAAAACCGTTCACAGGCAGTTCTATTCAAATGGCTGATTATTTCAAAGGCTCAATGAAACTGCATTTAATCGGCATACTCGGCGGCATAATCTGGAATACCGGTATGTCGTTCAGTATTATCGCTTCAGGCCAGGCTGGTTTCGCTATTTCTTACGGTCTTGGACAGGGCGCTACATTAGTCGCGGCGTTTTGGGGCGTGTTCATCTGGAAGGAATTCAAGAACGCACCAAAAGGCGTTAATCCGATGCTCGCATTGATGTTCCTGCTTTACATCGTCGGCCTTACGATGATTATCGTTGCAAGACTGGCATAA
- a CDS encoding glycoside hydrolase family 31 protein, giving the protein MENFNKTLKLAVLLMTIVNVTAFCSEYNPVAGSKACVVSDDVRITVLTPGLLRLEWSADKKFEDRASLTFINRNTSVPEYKVSRSDGVLEIKTKKLSLKYKIGSGKFTKENLSIDVVSGDFSAVWHFGDLDDKNLLGTTRTLDTCNGDRSFIDKKKVEFCQGIISRIGWCAVDDTNNPLFDNSDWQWVIARPEGNRQDIYFFGYGYDYKTAMKDFVAVAGNIALPPKFAFGVWWSKFWNYDDQQLRDLAEQFTRYDLGLDVMVIDMDWHITSMPAWYNEKGKRKKDQAKESCGWTGFTWNRNYFPDPEKFLAWANENSIRTCMNLHPASGIQPHEEQYNEFAKVMGVDPNTKKYVPFDIVNKDFAKTYMDVLLHPMEKMGIDFWWLDWQQGGTTKIAGVNPTFYLNYVHFSDMERQNKVRPLIFHRWGGLGNHRYQIGFSGDTIITWESLAYQPYFTTNAANVGFGFWSHDIGGHYGGRYGRYGLVGEPNNPELYTRWIQWGVLSPIFRTHATASSEIERRPWAYPMENFQAMRKCYDLRYAIVPYVYTSARQAYDTGVSLCRPLYYDWPRNQEAYEFKNEYMFGDNILVNPVVSPMAKGKKYVMQKTWLPEGRWIEYETGKVFDGNAVIERPFALDEIPMYVKAGAIIPMMPKMKRVDEKPLDPMILAIYPGDKGFFSVYEDAGNDQGYKNDKFAFTDVSFTRSGGKTDITISPAKGGYDNMLTSRGYEIKLVNTFPPKSVSVNGEEIVYCMEPAENSWHYDGEEVATIICLGKQNTNEAVQVSVEQSDADVAKLSGVKGKMNHLHRFVDFVGRAPEPMYEFEPVISTSLAGTKMTYNPSSAAEIVNNFENDYANAVKIIESKSADKKDWRPYLEWLQIN; this is encoded by the coding sequence ATGGAAAATTTTAACAAGACTTTAAAATTGGCGGTATTGCTTATGACTATTGTTAATGTTACGGCTTTTTGTTCGGAATATAATCCTGTCGCTGGCAGTAAAGCGTGTGTTGTCAGCGACGATGTACGTATCACGGTTTTAACGCCGGGGCTTTTACGGCTCGAATGGTCTGCGGACAAAAAATTCGAGGATAGAGCCAGTCTTACGTTTATTAATCGCAATACCAGTGTTCCTGAATATAAAGTTTCTCGCAGCGACGGCGTTCTTGAAATCAAAACCAAAAAATTATCCTTAAAATATAAAATCGGCAGCGGGAAATTCACGAAAGAAAATTTGAGTATCGATGTGGTTTCCGGCGATTTTTCAGCAGTATGGCATTTCGGCGATCTTGACGATAAAAATCTTTTAGGCACGACCAGAACACTGGACACCTGCAACGGCGACAGGAGTTTTATAGATAAAAAAAAGGTCGAATTTTGCCAGGGTATTATTTCCCGCATCGGCTGGTGCGCGGTCGATGATACGAATAATCCGTTATTTGACAATTCCGATTGGCAGTGGGTTATCGCGAGGCCTGAAGGTAATCGGCAGGATATTTATTTCTTCGGCTATGGCTATGATTATAAAACGGCGATGAAGGATTTCGTTGCCGTTGCGGGTAATATCGCATTGCCGCCGAAGTTCGCGTTCGGTGTGTGGTGGTCGAAATTCTGGAACTATGACGACCAGCAGTTGAGAGATTTGGCAGAGCAGTTCACACGTTACGACCTCGGCCTTGACGTTATGGTTATCGATATGGATTGGCATATTACATCAATGCCGGCGTGGTACAATGAGAAGGGCAAAAGGAAAAAAGACCAGGCAAAAGAGTCTTGCGGCTGGACAGGTTTCACATGGAACAGAAATTATTTTCCAGACCCTGAAAAGTTTCTCGCGTGGGCGAATGAAAACTCCATCAGGACGTGTATGAATCTGCATCCTGCAAGCGGTATTCAGCCGCATGAAGAGCAGTATAATGAGTTTGCAAAAGTAATGGGCGTTGACCCAAATACGAAAAAATATGTGCCGTTCGATATTGTCAATAAGGATTTCGCAAAGACGTATATGGATGTTCTTTTGCATCCGATGGAGAAAATGGGCATTGACTTCTGGTGGCTCGACTGGCAGCAGGGGGGTACGACGAAAATTGCAGGCGTTAATCCGACTTTTTATTTGAACTACGTTCACTTCAGCGATATGGAGCGTCAGAATAAAGTTCGGCCGTTGATTTTCCATCGCTGGGGCGGGCTTGGCAATCACAGGTATCAAATCGGCTTTTCCGGCGATACTATTATTACATGGGAATCGCTTGCGTATCAGCCTTATTTTACAACGAACGCGGCGAACGTCGGTTTTGGTTTCTGGAGCCACGATATCGGCGGGCATTATGGTGGGCGTTATGGCAGGTACGGTTTGGTGGGCGAACCTAATAATCCGGAACTTTATACACGCTGGATTCAGTGGGGCGTGTTGAGCCCGATTTTCAGAACGCACGCGACTGCCAGCAGTGAAATAGAGCGCCGACCATGGGCGTATCCGATGGAAAATTTCCAGGCGATGCGCAAATGCTATGATTTACGCTATGCGATTGTGCCTTATGTTTATACTTCCGCACGGCAGGCTTACGATACGGGCGTTTCGCTTTGCAGGCCGTTGTATTATGATTGGCCGAGAAATCAGGAAGCTTACGAATTTAAAAATGAATATATGTTCGGCGATAATATATTGGTAAATCCGGTAGTGTCGCCGATGGCCAAGGGTAAAAAATATGTAATGCAGAAAACCTGGCTGCCGGAAGGTCGGTGGATTGAATATGAAACCGGAAAAGTTTTCGATGGCAATGCTGTAATTGAAAGGCCGTTCGCTCTCGATGAGATTCCGATGTATGTAAAGGCCGGTGCGATTATTCCGATGATGCCGAAGATGAAGCGCGTGGATGAAAAACCGCTCGACCCGATGATTTTAGCGATTTACCCAGGCGATAAAGGATTTTTCAGCGTTTATGAAGACGCCGGCAACGACCAGGGATATAAAAATGATAAATTCGCTTTCACGGATGTAAGCTTTACACGCAGCGGCGGCAAAACAGATATTACAATAAGCCCGGCCAAAGGCGGTTATGATAATATGCTGACATCTCGCGGTTATGAGATAAAACTTGTAAATACGTTCCCGCCGAAATCAGTTTCAGTGAACGGCGAAGAAATTGTATACTGCATGGAACCTGCTGAAAATAGTTGGCACTACGATGGCGAAGAAGTCGCGACAATAATCTGCCTCGGCAAACAAAACACAAATGAAGCTGTTCAGGTTTCTGTCGAGCAAAGCGATGCGGATGTTGCGAAGCTTTCAGGCGTAAAAGGCAAAATGAACCATCTGCACAGGTTTGTCGATTTTGTCGGCAGGGCACCAGAGCCGATGTACGAGTTTGAGCCTGTTATAAGCACGTCGCTTGCCGGCACGAAGATGACGTACAATCCATCTTCGGCTGCGGAGATTGTGAATAATTTTGAAAACGATTATGCCAATGCTGTTAAGATTATCGAAAGCAAGTCCGCTGATAAAAAGGACTGGAGGCCATATCTCGAATGGCTGCAAATTAATTAG
- a CDS encoding redox-sensing transcriptional repressor Rex: MSNRSRILRLSRYKNAALRLKSLNFLKVFSDNLADATGVTASQVRKDFSIFSISGNRRGGYQIEELLTQLNRVLGKDKLQKFIIIGVGNLGRALINYQGFAKSEIKIVAGFDIDPAKFNRKADTLILPMDELAGFIKTNEVELAIVTVPEFNAQDAFDKLKAAGIKGILNFAPTRLKSDDKVIVHNLNLETEFENLIYFVNTKTLPSE, translated from the coding sequence ATGAGCAACAGAAGCAGGATATTACGGTTATCACGATACAAGAATGCCGCCCTTCGTTTAAAATCCCTCAATTTTCTGAAAGTCTTTTCTGACAATCTGGCTGACGCTACCGGCGTAACGGCTTCGCAGGTTCGCAAGGATTTTTCGATTTTCTCAATCTCCGGCAACCGCCGAGGCGGGTATCAAATCGAAGAACTGCTCACGCAACTCAATAGAGTACTCGGCAAAGACAAGTTACAGAAGTTTATCATTATCGGCGTTGGCAATTTGGGCCGGGCGCTGATTAATTATCAGGGCTTCGCGAAAAGTGAGATAAAAATCGTCGCGGGTTTTGATATAGACCCTGCGAAATTCAATCGCAAAGCTGATACGCTGATATTGCCGATGGATGAGCTTGCGGGCTTTATAAAGACAAATGAAGTAGAACTGGCGATAGTAACTGTGCCTGAATTTAACGCACAGGATGCGTTTGATAAGCTCAAAGCGGCCGGGATAAAGGGGATATTAAATTTCGCTCCAACCAGATTAAAAAGCGACGATAAGGTAATTGTTCACAATCTGAATCTTGAGACGGAATTCGAGAATCTGATTTATTTTGTGAATACCAAGACGCTTCCGTCAGAGTAA
- the rbsK gene encoding ribokinase: MSSKSIVVIGSSNIDLVAKSHKIPIVGETLTGSDFFMTPGGKGANQAVAAAKLGANVIFVARLGKDVFAEKSLENFKSVNINTKHIVQLDGVPSGVAIIAIDDNGKNIIIVVPGANGKLFPADAEKASADIAAAGVVVCQLEIPIETVEKAAEIAVKNKVPFILDPAPARPLSDKLLSMVDVIKPNETEAQTITGIKVTDIESASKAADWLLGKGVKNVIITLGDKGALLANKAGKETIERINVKAVDSTAAGDAFTGALAYGLANGNSLKDAAKYANAVAAISVTRLGAQASMPTKQEVDAFIAK, translated from the coding sequence GTGTCATCCAAATCAATCGTAGTAATCGGAAGCAGCAATATCGACCTCGTCGCAAAATCGCACAAAATTCCAATCGTTGGTGAAACTCTAACCGGCTCTGACTTCTTTATGACGCCAGGCGGAAAAGGCGCTAATCAGGCTGTCGCGGCGGCAAAGCTCGGCGCAAATGTTATCTTTGTCGCAAGGCTCGGCAAAGATGTCTTCGCGGAAAAATCGCTCGAAAATTTCAAATCAGTCAACATCAACACAAAACACATCGTTCAGCTTGATGGCGTTCCTTCAGGTGTGGCGATTATTGCGATAGACGACAACGGCAAAAATATTATTATCGTCGTTCCCGGCGCTAACGGGAAATTATTCCCCGCTGACGCTGAAAAAGCATCGGCTGATATCGCAGCTGCAGGCGTTGTTGTATGCCAGCTTGAAATACCAATTGAAACAGTTGAAAAAGCCGCCGAAATCGCAGTGAAAAATAAAGTGCCGTTCATTCTCGACCCGGCACCGGCAAGACCTTTAAGCGACAAATTATTAAGTATGGTCGATGTAATCAAGCCGAATGAAACCGAAGCGCAGACAATCACAGGCATAAAAGTTACCGATATCGAATCGGCATCAAAAGCGGCAGACTGGCTTTTGGGCAAGGGTGTAAAAAATGTAATCATCACACTCGGCGACAAAGGCGCACTGCTTGCGAACAAGGCCGGCAAAGAAACAATCGAACGCATTAATGTCAAAGCAGTTGACAGCACAGCGGCCGGCGACGCATTCACAGGCGCACTGGCTTACGGCCTTGCGAATGGTAACTCACTAAAAGACGCAGCCAAGTACGCAAATGCAGTAGCAGCAATCAGCGTAACACGGCTCGGCGCACAGGCCTCTATGCCTACAAAACAGGAAGTTGACGCGTTTATCGCAAAATAA
- a CDS encoding DUF1501 domain-containing protein has protein sequence MNMNFINRRDAIKLGLAGTAGLMFANPLDLIAQTAPAALRTGKAKAVIQVWLWGGACHLDTFDPKPNAGYDYCGPLNKTIATNVDGIQINSTLPLLAQQADKYSLIRSMTHGNNSHETAAYIVQTGHTPDRLVYPSAGAVVSLFKGYDHGYKNLVPPYIVLEELQGRFSESGFLGTKYKPFATGGDPAKTPFAVEGIIAEGISDKRQISRRELMQSLDSLGKAMPGNPQFQKFDKCEENAYGMIFGDMKKLFDLTSEKDETRESYGRNTFGQSCLMARRLVETGVPYITINYKGWDTHKQHFQIMNQKLPELDKGLATLLTELNERGLLDSTIIWCCGEFGRTPKVQWEPPWNGGRGHFGNCFSALVAGGGFKGGKVVGETDATGENVAKRPIKPEALIASMYELLGIDSQSEMPNSAGIKTQVMPVSQDSGGLLTEIM, from the coding sequence ATGAATATGAATTTTATAAATCGACGCGATGCGATAAAACTGGGTCTGGCGGGAACGGCCGGGCTGATGTTCGCAAATCCGCTTGACCTTATCGCTCAAACCGCACCAGCTGCTTTACGAACAGGCAAAGCAAAAGCTGTTATACAAGTCTGGCTATGGGGCGGGGCGTGTCATCTCGATACTTTCGACCCAAAACCAAACGCAGGATATGATTATTGCGGGCCGCTTAATAAAACCATCGCGACCAACGTTGACGGAATACAAATCAACTCGACACTGCCGCTGCTTGCCCAACAGGCCGACAAGTATTCGCTCATTCGCAGTATGACACACGGCAACAACTCGCACGAAACGGCGGCGTACATCGTGCAAACCGGCCACACACCCGACAGGCTTGTTTATCCGAGTGCCGGCGCAGTCGTATCGCTGTTCAAAGGTTATGACCACGGCTATAAAAATCTTGTTCCGCCATATATCGTACTGGAAGAGCTTCAGGGACGTTTTTCCGAATCCGGTTTTCTCGGCACAAAATACAAACCGTTCGCAACCGGCGGCGACCCTGCCAAAACTCCTTTCGCAGTCGAAGGAATCATCGCAGAGGGCATCAGCGATAAACGGCAAATCAGCAGACGCGAACTTATGCAATCGCTCGATTCACTCGGCAAGGCAATGCCCGGCAACCCACAGTTTCAGAAATTCGACAAGTGCGAAGAAAACGCCTACGGTATGATTTTCGGCGATATGAAAAAACTTTTCGACCTAACTTCCGAAAAAGATGAAACAAGGGAAAGTTACGGACGCAACACATTTGGGCAATCGTGTCTTATGGCGCGGCGGCTGGTAGAGACGGGCGTTCCTTACATTACGATAAATTATAAAGGCTGGGATACGCACAAGCAGCATTTTCAAATTATGAATCAAAAACTGCCGGAACTCGATAAGGGACTGGCGACTCTGCTGACCGAACTCAACGAACGCGGACTGCTGGACAGTACTATTATATGGTGCTGCGGAGAATTTGGACGCACACCGAAAGTTCAGTGGGAACCGCCGTGGAATGGCGGACGCGGACATTTCGGCAACTGCTTTTCCGCACTTGTCGCAGGCGGCGGATTCAAAGGCGGGAAAGTCGTCGGCGAGACAGACGCGACAGGCGAAAATGTCGCCAAAAGGCCGATCAAACCGGAGGCACTAATCGCCAGTATGTACGAACTGCTCGGAATAGACTCGCAGAGCGAAATGCCAAATTCGGCAGGAATCAAAACGCAAGTCATGCCGGTATCACAAGACAGCGGCGGACTCTTGACAGAAATTATGTAA